The Lycium ferocissimum isolate CSIRO_LF1 unplaced genomic scaffold, AGI_CSIRO_Lferr_CH_V1 ctg10225, whole genome shotgun sequence genome window below encodes:
- the LOC132041451 gene encoding uncharacterized protein LOC132041451: protein MAEPRNIHELKSLQGKLAYLRRFISNLAGKCQPFSRLMKKGAPFEWDQACANAFESIKSYLTKPPVLAAPVHGKPLILYISAQERSVGALLAQENSEGKENALYYLSRMMTPNELKYSPIEKLSNPIKFVMSKPVLSDRLARWYLQFQQFEIVYVPQKAVKGQALADFLADHPIPDDWELTDELPDEDAMVIEIQQPWKMYFDGAAHREGAGAGVIFVTSQEEVLPYSFTLTQCCSNNVAEYQALILGLEMAVDMKQLQLQVFGDSELVINQLLGTYEVKKPELRPYHHYAQKLIGWLGNVTLQHVPRKENKKADALAALASTLTLPDQAQITICQKWIVPPEDDEDEESKLELLVAVSEAEKVDWRQTMIDYLCYSILPEDPKRKTEIRRRAPRFLYYKDTLYRRSFEGVLLRCLGEEEATQAMQEAHSGVCGSHQSGPKLHFHIKRMGYYWPTMVKDCLDYARSCKACQFHANFIHQPPELLHPTVASWPFDAWGLDVVGPLPKSSGGHLYILAATDYFSKWAEAVALKEVKKENVANFIRVNIIYRFGIPSYIITDNGKPFSNKLMTKICELFGFKQRNSSMYYMLPQMD from the exons ATGGCCGAGCCAAGAAACATCCATGAGTTGAAAAGTCTGCAAGGGAAGCTGGCGTATCTTAGGAGATTCATCTCAAATCTAGCAGGGAAGTGTCAGCCGTTCAGTCGTCTCATGAAGAAAGGTGCTCCTTTCGAATGGGATCAAGCTTGTGCCAACGCCTTTGAGAGCATCAAATCTTACTTGACGAAACCTCCAGTTCTAGCGGCTCCTGTGCATGGAAAGCCATTGATACTATACATATCGGCACAAGAAAGGTCAGTTGGAGCACTCTTAGCCCAAGAGAATAGCGAAGGGAAAGAAAATGCCCTTTACTACTTGAGTAGGATGATGACGCCAAATGAGTTGAAGTATTCGCCGATTGAAAAGTTGT CAAACCCCATCAAATTTGTGATGTCGAAACCTGTCCTTAGTGACCGACTAGCAAGGTGGTATCTCCAATTTCAACAATTTGAGATTGTGTACGTTCCTCAAAAAGCTGTGAAAGGGCAAGCATTGGCGGACTTTTTAGCAGATCATCCGATACCCGATGACTGGGAATTAACTGATGAACTACCCGATGAGGATGCGATGGTCATTGAAATTCAACAACCTTGGAAGATGTATTTTGATGGTGCCGCACATCGCGAAGGAGCTGGCGCTGGTGTGATATTTGTCACTTCTCAAGAGGAGGTCTTACCGTATTCCTTCACCTTAACACAATGTTGCTCCAACAATGTTGCGGAATATCAAGCACTCATACTTGGGCTTGAAATGGCTGTTGATATGAAGCAGTTACAATTACAAGTCTTTGGAGATTCTGAATTGGTAATCAATCAATTGTTGGGTACCTACGAGGTCAAAAAGCCAGAATTGCGTCCCTATCATCACTATGCACAAAAATTAATTGGGTGGCTCGGCAACGTAACTCTCCAGCACgtgccaagaaaggaaaataagaaggCTGATGCTTTGGCTGCTTTGGCTTCAACATTGACTTTGCCTGACCAAGCGCAAATCACTATCTGCCAGAAATGGATAGTACCGCCGGAGGACGATGAGGATGAAGAAAGCAAACTCGAGCTTCTTGTGGCCGTTTCTGAAGCTGAGAAAGTCGATTGGCGACAAACCATGATCGATTACTTGTGTTATAGCATTCTTCCAGAAGATCCAAAAAGAAAGACCGAAATTCGTCGTCGTGCCCCTCGCTTCCTTTACTACAAAGATACTTTGTATCGTAGATCGTTCGAGGGAGTTCTCTTGCGTTGTCTGGGGGAAGAAGAAGCAACTCAAGCTATGCAAGAAGCACACTCTGGAGTTTGTGGATCACATCAATCTGGGCCAAAACTACACTTTCATATAAAAAGGATGGGGTATTATTGGCCAACAATGGTGAAAGATTGTTTGGACTATGCGCGAAGTTGCAAAGCATGCCAATTTCATGCAAATTTTATACACCAACCTCCTGAGCTATTACATCCAACTGTTGCATCTTGGCCATTTGACGCTTGGGGGCTAGACGTGGTTGGACCGCTACCAAAATCTTCTGGTGGCCACTTGTACATCTTAGCTGCAACGGATTACTTCTCAAAATGGGCTGAGGCTGTCGCCCTCAAAGAAGTAAAAAAGGAGAATGTGGCAAACTTCATTCGAGTAAACATCATCTATCGTTTTGGCATTCCTAGTTATATCATAACAGATAATGGCAAACCGTTCTCCAACAAATTGATGACTAAGATTTGCGAGCTTTTTGGCTTCAAGCAACGAAACTCGTCTATGTATTATATGCTGCCGCAAATGGACTAG